One Nitrospirota bacterium genomic window carries:
- a CDS encoding YwbE family protein → MQGINRADIKTGLLVRVVTKDDQRTGRLTEGVVKDILTKSPTHPHGIKVRLESGIVGRVKEILS, encoded by the coding sequence GTGCAGGGGATAAATAGGGCGGACATAAAAACGGGCCTGCTTGTGCGGGTGGTAACAAAAGATGACCAGCGTACGGGAAGGCTGACGGAGGGTGTCGTTAAGGATATTCTGACAAAGTCGCCCACCCATCCACACGGGATCAAGGTGCGTCTTGAAAGCGGCATTGTTGGACGGGTGAAAGAGATCCTCTCGTAA